A region of the Deltaproteobacteria bacterium genome:
CAACAATGTTGCTCCTGCCTACAACCACCGCCTCGGCCCCGCTGGTCTCAATCCCTGAACGGATAAGCATTTCCATGATACCGTGAGGCGTGCACGGCAGGAAACAGGGCTCACCTATCACCATCTTGCCCACGTTCACCGGATGGAAACCATCCACGTCCTTGTCCGGGGTTACGGCATAGATGACTCTGCCCTCGTCTATATGCTTAGGAAGGGGGAGCTGGATCAGTATGCCGTGGATCGTAGGATCCTGATTGTATTTGTCAATCAGGGCCAACAGATCGATCTCACTGATATCTTCAGGCCGGTTGTCCTGGATGGAATGAAAACCAAGGTCATGGGCAGTGCGCTGCTTTGCGGTCACATAGGATACGGAGGCTGGGTTCTCCCCAACCAGTATGGTCACAAGACCTGGGACCACCCCGTGCTTTTCCTTCATCTCGGCCACTTCGGCCTTCAGTTCTTCCTTTATCTGCTTTGCTATCAGAGTCCCGCTGATTATCTCTGCTGCCATTATTTTTCTCCTGAAACGCCTCTATTCATCCACCTGCAAATAACAGAAGTGAAACATCTAATGCCCATTCATTTGCATAAAGGCAAGAAGTTCCCTCATTATGGCTACCCTTTTTTAATGAATGAAGCAAGTACCAAATACCTAAAATTTTATCATTTCTGGTAACTTCTCTGAAGTACGCGTCTATACAACAATTTTCGTGAAAAAGTGATGCCCTTCAATTTTCCCGGCAGTGATAGTCTCCTGCGCCCATTCAAGGGCCGGCTTCACCCTTGGCGCCACCAAAGAAACCGCCTCTTCATATGATACCCAGCGATACTCATCGTGTTCCGGTTTCCCTATATCCGGATTTACCAGAAGGCTTACACCAGACTCGCTCGTCTCTGCTATATAATAACGGGCTACCTTGCCACGGCTATAAGGTTCCGTCTCTCTGTAATCATATCCCCATCGAAAATTAAGGTCGTTCAAGGCAGTCTCTTCCTCTACTTCTCTCCTGGCAGCCTCAAGAGGAGACTCGCCCGGCTCCACAATCCCTTTTGGAAAATCCCAATAACCAAAGGCCCTCAGCAACAGATATTTCCACTGAACCCCATTCTTCCTGACTAATATTATCCCTGCGGAAAGGATCATTTTCTTTGTCACATCACTCTCCACTTAATCATTCATTATTAATTCATAAGCGTTCCAGGTTCAAAGTTCACCGTTCATGGTTATTTTTTTCAGTTGACCTTGCGGGTCAGCTCCTCTGGGCCAATTGCCAAGCCTTAATATCCTTAAATCGTTTCCCTGATGACTTCTCCGTTCAGAACTTACGACTCAACGGTTTTGAACCTCTGAACCGTAAACGGCGCTTAATCATTCATTCCTCCTCACTCGGTGCCTATAAAAAATGGCCGAAAATCAGACTCCTTCCATTCAAGGGCGTGATTTATCTCTTTCAGGAGCCTCGGTTTGTCCTGGGGCAGGCGGCCGTGAAGGTTGATGTAGTTGGTATAGTGATCACTGGTAAGTGAAGTTTTGGCAGTGATGCCTTCGATAAGGACCCCTGCTTCCCTTAAAATGCCGTAAGGCGTGAGCATTTTAAAACGCCCTGCCAATACATCATCCAAAATAGGCGTATTTATCTTTGGCACAAAGGTGCGCAGCCGCACAAAGTCGGGTGCAATCTCATTGATCACCCGGGCAGTTTCTCTTGCATGATCGTATGTTCTTTCCCGGCCTCCGATCCCCAAGATAACGTACAGGCTCAGTTCGATCCCTGCGTCCATCAGCCATCTTCCCGCTTCGATCTGCTGCCCGGCATTGGTTCCCTTGCAAATGTATCTTAATATGACGTCATCACCTGATTCAAGACCCACATGGATGCGTCCGAGCCCTGCTTCGGCCAATTGTCTGAGTTTATCAGGTCCTTTCTTGTGGATAAATTGAGAAGACCCGTAGACTGTGATCCGCTCAAGACAGGGAAAGGTTGTCCTGGCAAAACAACACACATCGGCCAGATCCTGCGTATTCATGGCTATTGTGTTTCCGGCAGGAAGAAACATGGTGCGTACGCGAGGGCCGTAAGTCTTTTTTGCTTCCACCATATCCTTCTTAATTTCCGCTACCGGCCTGACGCGATATTTCGGACCGTTTTTATAAACCATGCAAAAATTGCATCGGTTATGAGGGCATCCGATAGTGGCCTGGATTAACAGCGAATCCGCTTCGCTGGGAGGCCGGTATATGGGACCTTCATAGCGCATAATCCGGATTTATAATTTTATAATAGATGGTGTCTTGAAATTGAGGATTGGCGATGTGTCCCCCGGCATCGATGAGCTGTAACCGATCACAGGGTGCTTCTTCTTCCAACATGCTCTCGCCCCTTGTTTTCTTAAGGCCTTTGCAGCATGGGACCCTCCCCGTTCTCCTTCGCTGCGCTCCGGAGCCGGGGTCTCCCATGCTGCAAAGGCCAAGAAAACTTGCGGGGCTAACGCAAATCGTTTCCAGAAGGAGCACCCTGGGATCGGTTACGATGAACTTATGTCGTTGAATGACGGGGTCGTCAGAAAAAGAATTTTGGGTGAGCGATATGCAGGACGGATTCCTTCTATTCGTCATTTTTCTTTTCAAAGACAGGAATTTTCCTCGGGCTTCTATCCTCGAAAGAGAGTTTCATGATCTGATGACGCACAAAGCCGGCCTGCGGTGACTGTGGCTTCATGGAAAGATACTTGTTATAGGACTCAATGGCCTTATCATTGTACCCCAAGGCAGAGGACACTCTTGCAAAATCAAGGGAGGCAATGGCTTCAAAGCCCTGCTGTGCCGCACTTGCCGATTTATATGCCCGTCGGGCCTTATCCAATTCTGCATCATCTTCCTGTAAATAGCCAAGGCCCATAAGGGCAGAATAATACAAGAAGCTGTCCTCAGAAAACTCTTGCTCAGCCCTGTTAAAACTCTTTTTTGCTGCTTCAACCTGTCCGGAGTCCCTCTGAGTAGCTCCAAGGAACAGCAGCGCGTGTCTGCCGGTATTTGTGTGGCCATGCTTATGGATCACCTTTTCCAAGGCGGATATTCTTTTTGCGGTATCCGTTTGCTGCATTGCAGTTCCCATAGCAGCAGCAGCCCTGTTCTCCTGCCTTGTTGTGTAAGTTGAGTAGCCCAGCCACAATGATACAGCCAGAACAACAATTATTGTTCCGGCCAGTATCTCTCTCAGAAATTTCTGTAATGTCTTTCCGACCTGAGGCGGAAGGCCGGATAGTATTTCTTCCAAGATGGTTTTTTTCTGATATTCAGAAGCAATGGGCGTCTGGGCTTTTTTAGGCATTGACTCTTTTCTCTCTTTTTTCACTGCTTCTTGCCAAAGAAATCGTTCCATCTAAAGATGAGGGGGCTGGCGCCCTCCTTTAATTCAGCACTGTCAATAACAGAACCGATGAAAAGCGTATGATCCCCGGCCTCATAGGCATGGACTACCTCGCATTCAGCATAGGCATGAGCCGATTCCAAAACCGGAGAGCCCTTGAGGGCGTTTGTATATGATACTCCTTTGAACTTGTCGGTTTTACGCCCGCTCTTAAAACCGAAATGTCTTGCTATTTCCATTGCCTCGACCGGGAGGGCATTAATGCAAAAGTAGCCTGACTCCTTGATCAGGCCATGAGTATAACGCTGAGGAGCAATAGATGTCGCAATCATCATCGGCTTTAAAGAGACCTGTGTAACCCATGCCGCTGTCATTCCGTTTATCTTATCTCCGGACCTGACCGTCACAACTGAGACTCCTGTGGGAACAATTCTTGTGATAAGTTCCTGCATGAATATCCTCCTTTCGATCTAAAATTATAACCGACAAGAAATAAGTATCAAACGTTTCCGGTCGAGTTTCTCCTTGACACATTTTTCAAAATGGTTAAAAGGTATCGCACTACGTGGCGGTGTAGCTCAGCAGGTTAGAGCATGCGGCTCATATCCGCAGGGTCCGGGGTTCAAATCCCTGCACCGCCACCAACTTCTATCGGTCGTATCCTGATTCACCATATTACCCTGATTAAGTCGGAGTTGCTATACATATGAAGCTTTTTCTGAGTGTAATAGGCTTACTAATGGTTGTTGAAGGACTCCCTTATTTCGCCTTTCCTGAAAAGATGCAGGTCCTTACGAGACAAATCGAGGAAATGGATCCGGATCAATTGAGATTGGTTGGTCTTGTTTCCACCTTGATCGGCCTGGCAGTATGTTATCTTGCCCAAAGGACCGATATTTTTTAATGACAGCAGACTTTAATCTGGTTGAATATGATTACAACTTGCCTCCTTGCCTGATCGCTCAGTATCCTTTGCCTGATCGGTCGTCTTCCCGCTTGATGGTACTCGACCGTAAAACGGGCGAACTAAGCCATCGGATCTTTCGTGACCTGTTAGATTACATTAATCCGGAGGACTGCCTTGTTCTCAACGACAGCAAGGTATTTCCAG
Encoded here:
- a CDS encoding bifunctional methylenetetrahydrofolate dehydrogenase/methenyltetrahydrofolate cyclohydrolase FolD, translated to MAAEIISGTLIAKQIKEELKAEVAEMKEKHGVVPGLVTILVGENPASVSYVTAKQRTAHDLGFHSIQDNRPEDISEIDLLALIDKYNQDPTIHGILIQLPLPKHIDEGRVIYAVTPDKDVDGFHPVNVGKMVIGEPCFLPCTPHGIMEMLIRSGIETSGAEAVVVGRSNIVGKPIANLLLQKREGGNATVTICHTRTRDMASHTRRADILVAAAGQPRFITADMVKDGAVVIDVGVNRIGKTPEGKAILCGDVDFEAIKEKASAITPVPGGVGPMTITMLMKNTVQAAKQISGLA
- a CDS encoding NUDIX hydrolase: MILSAGIILVRKNGVQWKYLLLRAFGYWDFPKGIVEPGESPLEAARREVEEETALNDLNFRWGYDYRETEPYSRGKVARYYIAETSESGVSLLVNPDIGKPEHDEYRWVSYEEAVSLVAPRVKPALEWAQETITAGKIEGHHFFTKIVV
- a CDS encoding radical SAM protein, which translates into the protein MRYEGPIYRPPSEADSLLIQATIGCPHNRCNFCMVYKNGPKYRVRPVAEIKKDMVEAKKTYGPRVRTMFLPAGNTIAMNTQDLADVCCFARTTFPCLERITVYGSSQFIHKKGPDKLRQLAEAGLGRIHVGLESGDDVILRYICKGTNAGQQIEAGRWLMDAGIELSLYVILGIGGRERTYDHARETARVINEIAPDFVRLRTFVPKINTPILDDVLAGRFKMLTPYGILREAGVLIEGITAKTSLTSDHYTNYINLHGRLPQDKPRLLKEINHALEWKESDFRPFFIGTE
- a CDS encoding flavin reductase yields the protein MFMQELITRIVPTGVSVVTVRSGDKINGMTAAWVTQVSLKPMMIATSIAPQRYTHGLIKESGYFCINALPVEAMEIARHFGFKSGRKTDKFKGVSYTNALKGSPVLESAHAYAECEVVHAYEAGDHTLFIGSVIDSAELKEGASPLIFRWNDFFGKKQ
- a CDS encoding DUF2065 domain-containing protein; the encoded protein is MKLFLSVIGLLMVVEGLPYFAFPEKMQVLTRQIEEMDPDQLRLVGLVSTLIGLAVCYLAQRTDIF